The genomic interval CGTCAAGGTGCGGCTGCCGTGGCTTCTGGTAAACATGTTCAATTCCGCCGCCTCCGCCTTTGTGGTCTATATGTTCGAAGAATCCATAGCCACCATGGCCATTCTTGCCGTGCTCATGCCCATAGTGGCCAATCAGGCCGGAAACACGGGCCAGCAGGCACTTGCCGTGATGATCCGCCAGCTTGCCGTGGAGCGGTTCGACCGCAAAAAATCGTGGATAGCGGTGCTGCGTGAGGCAAAAATCGGCCTGCTGAGCGGACTTATCATCGGCATTGTGGTGATGTTCGCGGTGTTCGGGTTCACCCAGAATCTGCGGCTTGCACAGGTTGTTTCACTGGCGCTGGCGCTGGATATGGTGCTCGGTGCGCTGGCGGGGGCCTCCATTCCGCTCATCCTCAAGGAACTTGGGCGTGACCCGGCGCAGGCGTCCAGCATCTTCCTCACCACGCTTACGGACGGTGCCGGCTTCTTCATTTTCCTCGGGCTGGCCACGGTCATGCTGCTTTAGATTCCCATAGCCCCACGCATAGCAACAAAGAGGCCGCCACTCCGAAAGGGGTGACGGCCTTTTGCTTTCCAAAACGATTGGCAGGTGGGTAACTGTATTGCATCGGTGTTCGGCGCGGGAGATGCGGAATACATCCGGCGCCCATATCCGGCCTGCCGGGAAGATGCACAGAACCGCCCGCATCCTCTGACTGGTTGCCGCAACGCGGCAGGTTGCCTTTTCAAAGGATGTTTAAGGCAGCTCAGTTGCCGTGTGCAGCCTCGGCAGGGCGTACCCGGCGCGCAAGATAGAGAAAGGGCGTATCCAGCAGGGCGACGACAACCTTGAACAGGTAGGTGGTAAGCATAATCTCCATGAGCACGGGCGCGGGAAAAACACCCCAGAAGGCCAGCGTGCAGAAGATGGAAGAATCCAGCGCCTGCGAAACAAGGGTGGAGGCGTTATTGCGCAGCCACAGGGCGCGTCCGTTGGTCACCCGTCTCCAGAAATGGAAGGCCCACACGTCATGCCATTGCGAGACAAGATACGCCGCCATAGATGCCACCGCCAGACGCGGCAGGAATCCGAATATACCCTCCAGCAGAGGCTGGGCAAAGTCGTCCGGTGCCGGGGTGTAGAGCAGGGCTATCTGCATGTACACGGTGGCGAGAATGAGTGTGGCAAAGCCCAGCATCACGCCCTTTTTCGCCTCCTCCTTGCCGTGCAGCTCGCCCAGCATGTCGGTGGCAAGAAACACCCCGGCGTAGAGGATATTGCCCAGTGTGGTAGTCAGTCCGAAAAGCTCCACAGTCTTCAGAACCTGAATGTTGCAGAGCAGCAGGTTGAACACGATAAGGGCAAAAAGCCCCGTCTTGCCGAACAGCCTGTACATGACCAGCGTGACGGTGAGGTCCAGCAGGGCAAAGCCTATCCAGATAAGCTCGTTCACGGTTTTCTTCCTTGCAAAAGGGGAAAGGGCCGGAATGTCCGGCCCCGAGTATGCATTGTATGCGAAGGGGAATCAACGCCCGATGCTCAGGCAGCCCGCTTGTGGCTCATTTTGCTCTGTCCGTCAAGAAGCCCTGAGCAGGTTGGGAACAGGCCCGGAGCAGGTTGGGAACAGCCCGGACAGGCCCGGAGCAGGTTGGGAACAGCCCGGACAGGTCAGGAGCAGATCAGGAGCAGGTCGGGAACAGGTCAGCGTGCCCTGTATTTTCGTCTAGTCCACAAAAACTGCCCCATCACCCCGGTCAGTCACTTTGCCGGACATACTCAAGACTTTTGTGTCCTGTATGCACAAGGTGCCATGCGTCTTCACGCTCCATGCACAGGCTGTGCGAGCCTAGCAGTTCCCCGCCAGCTTGGGTTTTCCGGTCCGGCTGAGCCTGTTCCCGGTCACGGGAGAGCCGCCGCCTGCATGTCCTGTCAGCACGGGCTGCTTGTTGCTGTCCTTGCGTGTCCGGGTCGGGTCCGCTGAAGCAGCTATATGACACTGCGTCGCACTGCACACGCGGTTTCTTCCGCACGCTTTGGCGCGGTAAAGAGCCCTGTCTGCATCGCCCAGAATCTGTTCAGCCGTCTGCGCCTGCGTTTCCGGCACGGGGGAAAGGCCTATGCTCACGGTCACGGGAATGTTCAGGCCTTCATGGCTGAACGGGTGGCCTTCTATAATGGAGCGCAGGCGTTCTGCCAGCATAAGGGCCTGCTCATCGGGCGTGTAAGGAAGAATAACCACAAATTCCTCACCGCCGTAGCGTGCCACATAGTCGGTGGTACGCAGGGTGCTGCGCAAAAGTCCCGCAAGCTGCTTAAGCACGGCATCACCCGCCTGATGCCCGTAGGTGTCGTTAATGGGCTTAAAGTGGTCAATATCCAGCATCATCAGGGTAAAGGGCTGTGCGTAGCGTATGTGCCTCTCGGTTTCCTCCGCCAGCCGCGTATCAAAATGCCTGCGGTTGTGCACCAGGGTCAGCCCGTCCAGATCAGCGTGCTGCTTCACTTCACGGTAAAGCATGGCGTTTTTGAGCGCCAAAGCCAGATGCCGCATGGCCGATTTCAGAATCTGCAGTTGGTCCTTGCCCAGATGCAGTTCGTTGCGGGCAAGCAGGGCAAACGCCCCAAGGGTTTCTCCGCCGGTTTTCAGCGGCAGAATGACAACCTTTCCCGCTTCCGGCAGCACGGGTGCCTCCGCTTCAGCAGGGGCAAGGTACTCCGTGTGGTATTCGTCCACGGAGCGGTCAGAGAGTTTCTCCGCACTGGCAAGCAGCAACGTCACCCATTCATCGTAGGCGGCATGCGGCTGGCGTACGGGAACATACAGTCCGGCCTCAAAACGCCGTCCGGCACCGGGGGCCCAGCACACCGCCCCTGTGGCGGAAATGGGCAGCAGCATGGCAAGATCTTCCTGTGCGCTCTGCATGATCTCCAGCGGCTCAAGGCTTTCCGTGGCACGCGAGAGGAAGGAGACAATAAAGGAAAGTATATCGTTTTTGCGTTCCAGCAGTTCCCGCTCAAGACATATCTCGCGGGTCATGCGGATGATGTCATGATAGAGGTTGTGCGTTTCCGCTGCGCGCATGAGCACATCGCGAATACGCGCCTCCGTCAGCGGCGGCTTGATCACGTCCGTGAATCCGCTGTCCAGTGCGTCTTCCAGTTCATGCATGCTGTAGTGTCCGCCCAGCAGCAGCACGCGGGGAACAATTTCCAGATGCCTCGTGGTATTCACAGGCAGTTTCTTCAATTGGTCCCATGCGGACTTGGCAATCCAGACAAGGCTCGGCTCGTCCCTGTCCATGTCCTTGGCGCTGGGAATGGACCCTTCAGGCAGCATGACGAGCGTAAAATCCTTCCTCCCCACGGAACGGATAAGTGCCTCGTCAGCCTCTTCAAGGCCCATGCCCCACATTATTCTTTTCTTGCTTGTACCGCGCATAGCGCATCCCCTCCGTGGTCATACGGCAGAAACTGCCGAACAAGTCATACACTGGCGTTCATGCTGCTCTTTGCAAGATGGAGACCACCAAGAATAACCGCCCTCCGGCAGGGCTCCCGGTACGCCTGCGTACGGGGGGTGGGATGTACCGTGGACTGTGCAGGGAGTATGAAAAAAGAACCTTTCCGGGCAAAGGGTTATCCGCCATGGCGTTCTGCGTCGTACCCAGCGGAACACCTATGTCCAGAATGGTGGCATCCGCAATGCGTCCGTAAAAGCAGGAAAGGGCAGGGTGTCTGCTTTTTGACGCAAAGATGGCGGCAACACGCACTCCGTGCCGTTCCGTATTTGACAAGCGGCGCGTTCTGTGTCCTTCTCATGCCATGAAAAAGACAGGAATATGGGGAACCTTGCATCCCTTTTTCGAACGCGGCGATATCATGGGACGCAGCGTTGCCAACGAAGGTTTCATCCGCGCTCTGCTGCGTCGCGACCCCTTCGCGGCATACCATTTCTATCTTTCAGATGCGCATCAGACGCGTATCCTTCTGGAGCGACTGCGGGACGAGTTTCCCGTCATGCTGCGCAACGGCAGATTCGTGCTGGGCACGTATGCCGATGTGCCCCGCGCCCTTGCCACACATGATTTCCATTGCTTCCACCTTTCGGACTGCATGCTGCACAACGCACATCTGGCCCGCCTGCGCAACCTGCATTCCCGGCGCATCTTCCCCATCACCGGCAGTACCCATTCCCTCAGCTATGCCCGCTACATGCCCATGCTTCTGGGGCAGGTATGGGCGGGAACCAGCCAGCGGGATGCCGTGCTCGCCACCTCGCACGCGGCCGTATCCATGATGGAAACCGCCTTTTCCCGCCTGCGCAGTGCCTACGGTCTGCCGGCGTCCGTCCCGCATCCCCGGGTGGAGCATGTTCCTCTCGGCATAGACTGCGCCACACTGTCCTGCACCGCCGGTTCAGATACCGTCTCACAGACCGCCGCAAGCCGCGATGAATCCGCTGCAGCAGTTGCGCGTGCAAGAATGCGCACCCAACTGGGGGTGGAAGAGCAAGATGTCCTGCTGCTGGTGTTCGCCCGCATTTCCCATTACTCCAAAATGGATATTCTTCCCCTGCTGCGGGCACTCCAGCGCCTTGCCCGGTCAGGCGTTCCCATGCGCCGCCTGCATCTGTGCGTTGCGGGTTTCCTGCCGCAGGGCGACTCCACGCCC from Desulfovibrio psychrotolerans carries:
- a CDS encoding GGDEF domain-containing protein, with the protein product MRGTSKKRIMWGMGLEEADEALIRSVGRKDFTLVMLPEGSIPSAKDMDRDEPSLVWIAKSAWDQLKKLPVNTTRHLEIVPRVLLLGGHYSMHELEDALDSGFTDVIKPPLTEARIRDVLMRAAETHNLYHDIIRMTREICLERELLERKNDILSFIVSFLSRATESLEPLEIMQSAQEDLAMLLPISATGAVCWAPGAGRRFEAGLYVPVRQPHAAYDEWVTLLLASAEKLSDRSVDEYHTEYLAPAEAEAPVLPEAGKVVILPLKTGGETLGAFALLARNELHLGKDQLQILKSAMRHLALALKNAMLYREVKQHADLDGLTLVHNRRHFDTRLAEETERHIRYAQPFTLMMLDIDHFKPINDTYGHQAGDAVLKQLAGLLRSTLRTTDYVARYGGEEFVVILPYTPDEQALMLAERLRSIIEGHPFSHEGLNIPVTVSIGLSPVPETQAQTAEQILGDADRALYRAKACGRNRVCSATQCHIAASADPTRTRKDSNKQPVLTGHAGGGSPVTGNRLSRTGKPKLAGNC
- a CDS encoding queuosine precursor transporter, which encodes MNELIWIGFALLDLTVTLVMYRLFGKTGLFALIVFNLLLCNIQVLKTVELFGLTTTLGNILYAGVFLATDMLGELHGKEEAKKGVMLGFATLILATVYMQIALLYTPAPDDFAQPLLEGIFGFLPRLAVASMAAYLVSQWHDVWAFHFWRRVTNGRALWLRNNASTLVSQALDSSIFCTLAFWGVFPAPVLMEIMLTTYLFKVVVALLDTPFLYLARRVRPAEAAHGN